GctagtgtgtgttttgttgtcctacgtggagcagagctgctgacctTAGGTGTGGATGGAGGAGCCAGGTGGTCACATGCTCCACCCATAGACCAGCTTTGATGCAGCACTGTGAATGAAACCATGTTAGAGAGgacaacaccaccaccaccatcagcagcagctgatctTCATTGGCAGGAGACGTTGGTGGTCAAGAACAAGACAGTCTGACccaacaggaagcagacaagAAGTGTGTACCTGGAACCGCCACCCTCGTGGTCGTGCAGGCGGTCTGCTTCAGGATAGAAGCTGGTAACATAACAGGTTCTTGGTCAACCTCATCCAGCTCATAACCAGCAGCCAGCTGGCTGTTGTACAGCGCAAACTTCTTGGCCACCAGATCATCGTTGACACAAATCTAAAACGAGATCCAGACACCTCACTGTTCCAGTGGAACACCTGAGTCCAACCACTGCAGAGCTCCCAACAGCAATAAATATAGGATAGTTATAATAAAACAGGAAGGTTAAAGAGCAACACAACAGGTCTGGGGGTCACCTTGATGTTCCCAACAGTAACGTACAGCATGATGGGGGTGGGGTCTGTCGCCaaatccagcagcaccacctccGATTTAGTAGACACTGATGGAAAAGAGAAGACTGATTagacaaagtgaggaggagggagagggacagtGTCTTACCTCGTAGCAGGTTGTGGAGGTAAAGTGTAGCTGAACTGTCCCACTGAGTGGACGGTCTGCAGAGAAGACAATAGTTGGACTTTTGGTCCTGGAAGCTTTTGAAGCAGCAACATTTCAGGCTTCTCTTACATGAGCTTTGCTCTCTCCTCTAACACATCCACTTGCAGGGTTGTGGGTTTGATTCCCATCAGATGGAGCCTCTTAACCCAGAAcggcagctggaggaaattCTGTGTCACCACTCGGATCCTCGGCGAGATCACAGAGGACAAATTCAGTGTTTATTTGGCTAAAGTGTGTGAAGACAGCAGCATCGTCACTCCATCGCTCTGCCGATAGATGTTTCTGCACTAAAGGTCAGACCACCGCAGCATCTGAGAAGACACAGCTGTCAGACCTCACACATCACCTGACCTGCACTACCAGAAGTTTCCACCAACTTTGGGAAAGGTGTTGAAGCCCTGGTCACATCCAAGCGTGAGCAGTTGGTAGCAGCCAAGGGCAAAATAACTGTGTTGGCGGCAGAGCTAGGATAGCGCCAGATGAAGATGCTTATTTCTTACTGGTCAGAGGAAACAACCAGATGTTCTCCATGGTCCACCAGCAGGCAACGAGCTGTGCAGCACACAGAGTCCACAATGAGCGACTCCACCACGGCCCGGCACCATGACTGCAGCACAGACCAGTACACTACACAAACCTGCGGGGAAATACAGGCACGCACATGTCCGGCCCAGCCTAGCTTCAATCCAACGGTGTGTTAGGTGCGGTCTTACCTGCCCCTCCTCTAACACAGAGGGCTTCAGCTCCTGCTGGTCCTTGGTGACATCATGGTAGAATAAGTTCATCTGCAGCATGAGATGTTTGTACTTCTCCACgatgtctgtctctcctccaggtccCAAGTAAACTCGACTCCAGATGCAGGATGGACTGTCCACCTGCAGTCAACAAAGAACCAAAATCGTTGGTGGGTCCATTTGGAACTGGACTTAAATCTAAGCCTTTACTGTTCCCACAGATGGCAGAAAAAGACAGCTAAAACAAGCAGTGCTCCTGGAAGTTGGTGGATGTGGAAAAGTCAAGACGAAGACATGTCAAAATGATGACTGGACCACAACATAAAACTGCATTAACATAAATCCACGATTGAAGTCAATGTAGATTTTTCTACTGTTGAAATCCTCACAAACATTAAAACGATGTCTGATAAATTACATTTAGCACGCGACATCAAACAAGCCACTGTAAATTCAACCATATCAAATGAAGGACTTTGTCCACCCTCTGCTAAAGTCAAGAGGTCAGAAAATCTCTGATTTACCTTTACAATGGATGTTGTCGCCATTGTGGTTGGCTTTAATCAATATGCACTACAATTTCACCTCAACACAGTGGACGCTGTCGGGAAAAAAAGTCACTAATTTTAACTCAAATTAAACacgaagaacaaaaaaaaagtcaagttAAGTCATACGAAATTAGCATGCgtgagctaatgctagctagctCATTGGTGGCACATTGCTTTCAAATATAAAGCTTAGAATATTCTAGAATGGGTGATGCTGCAGTCTAGAAATAGTCATTGTTTGCCTggctgttgttggttttttatttgttttttgttttttcagtcaACCAAAGGAAATATTAATCTTACCAGGGACCGAATTTCTACACGAAACAGCCGGTAAATGCGGGGGGCATGTGTGTGCAGTTTTAGCCGTGACCGACAGAGGTCAGTGACAAGCCAGCTGTGTAGTTACGATCTAATGATCCTGGTTCGAGTCCGTGTCAGAGTCCGGGTCTCGGCACCGTCTGTGGCGAGTTTCCATGTTTCTTTCCACATTTCAGCATATCAGAGACTCTAAACTGTCCccctgcgcgcgcgcgcgtgtcctgtgatggacagaaTACCTGTCCTAGTGTGTTCCTATCTTTCACCTGGTGTCGGCTGAGATGTACACTACCACCTGGGTTAGAACCAGACCTCACTGACCACAAACTGCAAGGATGGGTTTACTTCAGATGCTTGGCAGAATACTTTAGGTCTGACTAGCTAACTAATTAGGCCTGAACATTATTTTATATTCATCATATCAAAATGCACACCATACAGAAAAAGCAATTGTGTGTTCCATATGCAGCCATTCCAAACTGTATCCATGTTGCAGTTTTCAGCATTGTTGCTGAATATCATATAAAGAGCAAATACATAATATCtaacatttgtttctctcatctGTAAAGAATTTTCTGCTTAAGGCGGCTTCGATTCTCTTCTGCTTCCCTAATCTACATTTGTCGAGTTTCACTCAACGTATCTTTGAGTAAAGCTTTTGTGCTATGTGCTTTTGTGCTCGATCTGATTTTGGGCTCTAATGGCGTCATTTACTGTCTCGTTTGGAGTTAGACTCAGGATCGGGGAAGAAAAGCTTATGCGCTTTTGACTGATCAATCTGCCCTCCAGTCCAGCAGGAGACGGTAATTCACCTGCTTACCGTTTGTTTACCGAACGTTatagaacaagaagaagaagaagcagtagAGGAAGATTTTAAatatgattagggttagggttactttgATTTGCTCTAATGTGGGAGCTTTTTAGGGATGGAGATCAAAGGAGCCGCTGTCGTTAACACACTTCCGCCCTATGGACACGTTATTGCCGCCGAGAAGTGGAGAAACTCTATGCTTCTTCAAGGTTTAAAAGGTGAGAGGAGCACTATTTGTTTCTATTTTAGGATATAAGTTGTCTTTCTAAGTTGTCTTTCATCAGGTTTTTATTAGTTCAGTTGCTACACAGTCGAAAAAGGTTGATACTGTCAAATGATGTTCTGACTTCATTGGAGGACAGTCGGACATAAGGTGCTAATTAACAGATTTGACCCGTCACTTTTCTATACATGGTGGCAAACAGAAGCTGAAACTTTCAGAGAGAAACAGCGTTTTCTTCTCATCATGCTGTAGGTGAAGGAGTGAAAATCCTGTTTGAGAGTCACCTGGGGCCTGCAGATTTCCATCTGCCCAACAAAAGCTGCGTCCTCTACCTGTCTGAGTGTGACGTCATCGCTGGCAACGGCTACAAGAGGAAGGTGGTTCGCTACAGAAACGTGAGTTTTAACCACAATCTGTTTTATCCTACTGTTCCAAAGCCTGAGACAAACTGTGCACGTCCTCTTTTCAAGGTCAGTGGTAGTTTACAGGAGTTGGTGCTAGTGGAGGACAGCCAGCTCTGTCAGCAGTACTTTTCCAGCGTGCAGAAGAAACTCACCTTTGTTTGGCTGAAGAGACAAGGGACACAAGTCTCATCCATACATGCACGCTTCATGTCTCAAAGCTTTATTTTACTTCAAAATATGTGTCTTTTGAAAAGGTCCCTCTTGCAGCAGTGGTCCTTGCTGCTTTCCTGCTGTTGGAAGTTCAACAGAAACATTAAGTTGGGGAAAAACTGTGATGCTGATCTCTTTGCTTACTGTAACTCACAGGATTAATGATATCTCAAACAACCACTCACAGGGAAACATCAGGATGTTATAGATGGACATTCCTGAATTCTCTCAGAGGTGCCAGATCCATCACATTAAATGTGCTTTAATCAATCAAAATTCTTTATAGTCTCGCAGCGTTGTCTTCTGGTTTCCAGGTGCACATGGACGATAGGGACAACACGTTCAGGAGACGAACTTCATTTCAGCTGTTGGACCCACTGGTCTTGAGTGTGGTCCTGCAGGTCCCCGGGGTAGGCCGTGTCAAGGCCCTAGCTCTGTTGAAGCACTTCtccagcctccagcagctctgcaacGCTGCTCCTTCTCAACTGGAGCCCATTGTaggtcaggctgcagctctgctcatcCACCACTTTTTCAACAAACCTGTGAAGCCAGTTTGTTTCTGACGGACCGCCACTTGGGGGCGCCTGTAGACCCTCCATTGGCTGTCATCTTCAACCTCCGTCTGTAATGTTGGAACAGCTTTAACTGTACAGAATGTTCTTAGGATTGTTCAGCAAACATTTATTGAAAATGTGGAACAAGACATCAAGTGTGTCCATATTCATTCATGTCACAGTTCTGTGAGAATAAAGACTGATTACTTCCATCCCTGGTGCACACGCTTCTCTGCTCGTTACACCTGCTTTATTTCCTGTGGCTTCCTGGGAGCAGAGAGGTTTCTGAATCGCGTAATTTCCAACAATTGGCTTTTTTATTCTGCAGTGAAACTCTGATCTACATCAGAAAAAAACCTTAGAGTCTTTCAGCTCTGAGATGGGGCACAACTATTTGATTTAGTCCCGTTGGTCCATTTAAAGCTGCATCATGTGAAGGTTCAGAATAGCTGCTGTTTGCCTTTCACCCAGGTTTTTTGACCTCACTTATCTCTCCTCACTTTCCTGTATTTTACTTGTCTTTTGAACCCAGGAGGACCCTTTTACCACATATACACAATAAGCTTGATTTGGCCCCGTAGACCTGCCGACAGtcaaattcaataaaaacatgaagCAAACACTCCCCACCACTCCTCTAGAGAGGAACAGTGGCTGAAGGTCATTGTGGGCCCTGAAGAGCCAGTCTTCCTGTCCCATCTGGAgccttttcatgtgtttttccctctgtccTAGAGTTGACATGAGCAAAGCAAGAGCTATGAAAGACCCAACAAGAGTGTCCATTTGAAGACTGGCAGCCTCAGGTCTTGTGTCTGAGTGACACTATGGATGCTTACAAAAGCTCTGGCTTTCTTCTACTGCAGAGTgatgagagaaaagaaaagggggcTGCGTGGGGCGCTCTGGCCTGGAAACTGGCCTGCTGTATAGGGTTGGAGGATTAGGCTGTGGGTGATGGGGATGTTCACCCGACTCTCTCCAAGCAGTTTCAACTGGTTGCCAGTGTGAGTACAACGATGGTGGAGTCGGACCAACATCCGCCACAAACAGAACATGTGAAAAAATGTCCACCTGTCCCGCCTGTCCATTCATCTGTTGGCACGTCCACAACTTTGTCAGAGCTCCTGGTTGGCCATGCACAACGTTTCTTGTCCCTGTGACCTTCTGGAGACTCTGGATAGACTCTCGAGTTTCACCATGTCAACACAAGAATCAGTGTCTTCAGAGGAGCTCAGGAGGTGTCAGCTGAAGACATCAGGTGATGATAGGCTCCTGGGTGGCTCCAGAGGCCACTGGTGGATGTTGGATGATGCACTGACACAGTGCTCATGAACTCTGACACTCAACCAAACTACTGTTGGGCTCTGGCACTTAGCTGAGTCTGGAGGTACCTGAAGACTAACGCCAATGCATGTGAGACCAGTAATATCCTGATTGTGAAGGTTCCAacgagcttcttttttttactggtgACTGTTGCATGTTAGCACATTAAAGGTAGCTCTTCCAGGAGCACATTGGTGCACTCACGGAGCTGTTACAAGAGTATAACTCTCACTTCTCCTTCATTTACCTCTTGACGCAGGAACGTATTCTTTCCTGGTCAACAGCCCAGATACAATTCCCAGCACCGAGGGAAGCACTTCTTCTCAGAGTGTATTGTGGAGAGGAATGCTATTGAATTGGCTGTTTTTTCATGCAGCAGCCTCTTTTGTGTTGAGTCTAAGGAAGTCTATTGTGCAGGCAGACACCCTGAGAAAAGAGGCGAGCTTGTCTGCTGGTGCTTCAGCAGCGGCCCAGCCTGTAAAAAGAGCTGAATGAAGCTCTGCCATCGGAAGCAGCCGGCCTGAACTCAGACACAATGCTGCTGGGCAACTTTGAAGAGCAgcaacaattaaaaacacagcttCACTATATTAATTATGCATTCACGCTTTTGTCTTGGGGGGTTCAGAATGGCGAAGTGCAGAACTTTTAGATTCAACGGCTGTGAAAGTGAGCTGACTGTAAACATGCTAATGATTCTGCAAACGCTGCAGCTGGATGAACAAGAAGAACCTGATCCTGGTGTTCAACCCAAACTTTGCTGTTTGAATGAGAACATGAAAACAGAGCAGATCTGCAAAACCTGGTTTCTTCACCCAGAGCATGTTGCTAGGACACGCAGAGTTAAAGCCTGGAGTTGCACTTCGGAGATTCTTTTTCTGTAAGGCCTTTTTTCCTATCTCCTCCACTGGTGGCCAGCAGGCATaaagcagctctctgcaggCACTGAGGTGAATGTCGGCTGGCTGGCAACGCTATCAGGTGGTTCCCTTGTCCTTCCAGTCACAAGCCATCACCTCCTGGGCTCCAGGGAGGTTTATTTCCAACAAGCCCAAAGTGTTTTGAAAAATGGTTATGCTGGGAGAAATTCCTTCATCAGAGATTCAGCAGCTCTGAAGAATGAGTGAGTGTCCGGAGAAAATCTGAAAAGGTCTCCCACTAAAACCTTTTAGACAAACAGGAGTCCTGCTGTCTGTCACCTGGACTGGAAGCTGCCTCTCCTACCTCGGTACCCTGAGGTAGGAGAAGCAGTGTTTGTGTCTTCACCGTTGTTGAGCTCGTGTCACCATCATCTCATTAGCGCAGAAACACCCATCAGGAGAGGCACAGCAACCTCAGAACACAAATCAATTGTAATTATCATTGCTGCTTTGTAGAAAAACCCATGTTTGACTCTTCTTGAAGCCAGACTCTTGATTTATTTACCCTGTCAAATGATAAGAACGGGAaatccttttctctgtcctcatGAAGACCTTTGCCTTATAGTTTGGATTTTGGCTTCAGCAGACTCCTACAGCTCTCCTGGTCTACAGCTCTGCTCTGTCGCATGTCTTTCAGGTTTTCTGGACTGAAACCCTTCAGGGCTGTGGAGACCAGCGGCACAACCTGGAAGTTTATTTTGTATCTGACTGGGACCTGTTGGGATCATCTGAGAAGAGCCGCAATGTGCTCGACTCAAGCCTGCCGCTGTTCTGTGTTGTCACAGTGACCGGTGGGTCACAGCCCATCCCAGGAGACCAAAACCTGGACCGTCTTCTCCTGCTCTGCTTGTCTTTCAACCACTGTGTCagcgtgtgttggtgtgtttcacctgtgctgTGGTGGCAGCAGAGTGAAGGAGCGTGTGAATGCAGAGCTCATTAGTGCAGCAGGAGAGTCTTGGAGGACACAGAGATGCCAAAGGTGAAGTGAGCATTGAGGGTGTCAACACATTCCTGCCACTTTACTTGGCTGAGCCGGGATGCCGTGTGTCCCAGAATAGAAGGTCTTTTTccattgtgtgtgagtgattcTAATAGAACACATGTGAAGGCTCTTCTCTCCCTAAAAGGAACTTGTTGTCATTGGAGAGGCCTGtgagtgctgctgctctcagaagATAAAAGCCAAGCAGACATGCTGTTGGCTGGAGCCTCCTTCAGTGGAAACCACCAAAACAAGCATAATAACAATTAATCTGTGCCAACAACCAGCAGGCTTTGACCCAGAGTGGCACCTTCAAGAGCGGAGTAGAGAGAGGGGACAGCCACCGTTCCCATCGGCCCAGCGTTCATGTTCTGGTCCGGACATCTgcccaacaacaacaccaatGTTGTCCATTAGTGCTGCTGATCAGCCTGAACAACAACAGGTTCGAGGCTGAAACACTGTGTCTTGTTCAGTTTTGATGTACCACCTATAAACttgcttcatttaaaatgattatctTTCACTGACTTCATCAGCCTGTAAACCAGCAGCCTTTGGCAGAGCCTTATGGGGCTGCATCAACACACCGGTGAGATGAGGTCATCCTTCAGTCCGTTTGTTGCTCCTTGTACATGTTCTAAAGGACTATGGTAAAGGTTGGGTTTTTAAAGGACCCGAAAGCAGCTATAAAAAGTCCAACAACAAGTCTTTATTTAGCAAATTCAACTGGCaatccccctggactgcagggaagcactggTCCAGTCTTCTGGGGTGCACAGCAAGCTCCAGCGCAGAGCCAACACAGGGGTCAAGTCTTGCGCATTCTCTAGTCCAGCAGGGCagcatggagacctcgaacaagcaggggaAACCACCAAATCTCTCCAACCCTGGTAgacaggcgctccctccttaaataggtggcctgatggcgattgccgacaggtgcgcctgcctgcagcgccagctgttgccaatatcggctcctccacgccccctgcaggaaaaaacagacacacaacccAAAACCctggacaacaacaacaactatagCAGAATGGTGGTGAATCAGCTCAACCAAACCCTTCCGAAACCTCCTAAAAACTAAGAAAGTAGTTGAGTAATACGTCTGCCGTTTCCTAATCCTAGAGCCTGACCTCTGACTTCCATGTGGGTCCGTGTGTGTATTGTGGATGACTCGAGAGTGGTGTTGGGACAGTTTTAATAAGTGGCTTTATTAAATACTTGCAGGTAACAGCACAGAAGTAATCACGGGCCTCCATGGAATGCGGAAaacacagcacagccacaggtgggcaacggtccaaataaacacACGGCAAAACTCttaatcagggacagaaggttgtcagatttaccagggcagagaTGTAGAATAAAAGtccaagacaggcagggtcaaatCCATTAAGTCCAATCAAacaaagtgctggagagtcaggCATGGAGTgataacaatctggcaaagcagAACTGCACTGCTGTGGATTAAATACAGTTTAGGCAGAAACAACAGGTAAAAATGCTGAAGCCAAATCAGATGGGTGTAGaaggcagagtgagtggaattttccacttcagcacaagagcagaagagcaggcagtgacaggtacccccccccccccccccaccccccaccccctccagttACGACCCAAAAGCAGGTCCAGGGCAGAGGAAGTGGAGCCAccgaaaggaaaaaaatagaacCACCTTAGGGTCGGATAATGCGGCCAAACTCAGCAAAGTGTCCAGCTCAGAGCCACTCCTGGGTGTCTTCCCTCACTGTGGGCCACCAGAAATGTTGATGAATGGCCTGTTGGGTGCATAGAGTTTCAGGATGGCAGGTAAGTTTAGAGGAGTGAAACCACTGTAACACCCCTGCCCATAAGGGTACGGAACGAGCAGACAGTTCAGGGGACAGGCACTCGGACTTGGTTGACCTTCAGTGGCTCTCTTCACCTCAGACCCAGTGTTTGTCTCCTCATTCTGGAACTGCCGGAACAAGGCATCGGGTTTGGTATTGCAGGATCCTGGGCAGTGGGAGAGGGTGATGTCATAATGTGATGTCACAATGTCGTAATTCCTCTCCGCAGGGGACAGGAACTGAGAGAAGAAAGCACATGGGTGGAGTTTCTGGTCAGTGGAAGACCGCTGGGACAAGACAGCTCCTACCCCTACATCCAAGGCGTCCACCTCAACATCAAACTGACGTGTATGGTCAGGCACCTGGAGGATGGGCGCGGACATG
The nucleotide sequence above comes from Takifugu rubripes chromosome 9, fTakRub1.2, whole genome shotgun sequence. Encoded proteins:
- the faap24 gene encoding Fanconi anemia core complex-associated protein 24; protein product: MEIKGAAVVNTLPPYGHVIAAEKWRNSMLLQGLKGEGVKILFESHLGPADFHLPNKSCVLYLSECDVIAGNGYKRKVVRYRNVSGSLQELVLVEDSQLCQQYFSSVQKKLTFVWLKRQGTQVHMDDRDNTFRRRTSFQLLDPLVLSVVLQVPGVGRVKALALLKHFSSLQQLCNAAPSQLEPIVGQAAALLIHHFFNKPVKPVCF